ACACAAAAATCTAGAAACATGTTTGTGTTAGCCATTGACACAATAAATACAGAGATGACAATCTAATTTCCTCTTTTACAACAGTAGCCTGCCTCCCGAGGAGTCAAGTCATTCATTCAGTATAGGCTTCACCCTGAAGACCACCCCACCCCAACCCACCCCAAAAGTTAGATCGGAGACTTGCTATCAAAATGGTGCAATTGCTGAGGGATCAGCCACGGCAAAGAGGACGAGGAAGCATGCCGGCATCGGCTCCTCCTCCCCCTACGAAACCGGGAAAATTGGGATCCCACCGGGCCTCCCAAGGAAGCTATGAATATCTACTCACACGGGTAACTATATACTTGCCTTTCTCTAGATCGTATATCGTCTTCAGCTGGGGCTTCCTCCACTTTGATAGATACCACACGCTAAACATCAACGCGATCACAATAACAAATACAACAATCACTGTGGATGAATCACTGTTAACGGCTGTGGCTATCCAGTTGGGATGTTCCGCGATTGAATCAGCTGTGCTCTGTAAGATGAAAGCTCCCAATGCCCAGTCAAGCGGGATGTGTCCCACTTGATTCGCATACCTGATCCTGACATCAGGAAATCCAATCAATACAAATGCATGCTATCATGAAGAGATATGCACAAATAAATAGGATCTTCATCCAAGTGGGTAGTAAGAAAAAGACATGGGAAACAGATACCTTTCATCATCCAAAGCAATTCCAAGACTGTCGTGGAGTAGGGCCACAATGTATGCTGAAGAGAAGCAATAGCGTGACAAATCCTCCTCCTCAAATGAGTGGTATTTTGTCCTCAGCTCAGGCCAATCCGCTTCACAGAATTGTTCTCCAGCCCTCAATAGACTAGAAATAAACGCCTTTGGGGCTAGCCCAAAAAACTACTCAAgagcaaggaaaaaaaaaaaaattgaaaaggttAACCTTCgtacaactgaagggttggtaTAAACCTTGGTACATATTGAGGTttttccacacacacacacaaaaaataaataaataaataaataaaactaagcaAGCATATGATTAGTAACGATGTAAGAAAGAATAAACCGACCTTCGCTGTATAAAAGAAATTTTCTGTGGCTAAGAAATTCCCCTCAAGCTTGGGTACAAATGTTGATCCTATATGGCAGTGCTGGTAGGAGCATTTTTCTACATCCCAATGCAAAATATTTCATGAGTTACTTTCAACAACAAAATCCTAGATTGACACCAAGCATCGTAAGTATTTCTGATGGAATCCACTTCACCTTTTCCCTTCTGCAACAGTGTCAATACAGCAGATCTGCACTGTGAGAAGTTACCACTTGGCTGCAGAGTGGATAAATATCCACTCTTTTCGGCCATGGAAATGGAACCAGTAGAGGAAGTCCATAACTTTGAATCGTGTGAATAGCCACTAGGAGTACAGGGATCCAGTGACTTTTCCATCTTAAGAGATTTGATAGTACCTGCATTAAGAGGAAAATAGTAAAAGATCCTTAATGAACACCTTTTTCTTATAACCTTGAACCATATTGCCAGGACAAACAAAGAGAAATAAACTTGGAGGGACAAAAGAGCCATTTATGTGAACCAGCTTAACATGGGCCTAAAAGATGTGATGTTAATGCATACCCAACCAAAAAGACCATATATAATACAGAAAATTTTCACAAACAAAAGCCACAATAAATGAATGTGAACGTAAAGGAATCCATCCTAGTTACCTGCTGAGAAAACATTCGTTTAGTAGTTTCTGTAACAAGCATTGTCCATAAAATCCTATGATCCAATTTTGAAGAATCAATCTGGATCATTCAAAAACTTGTTCCTTTGTAAGATTGAGGTAGGTTCCTAATTCTACCAATCTTACAATTGTGacccttttgttttatttaggGCCCATACCCTAAATAGAGAATTTCAGATGACATGGGGTTTTCTCAATCTGGTTCTCTCTCAGCTTCAGATGGAGACCCAAGCACGCTCATCAGCCACCAACTACATATCTCCTCTTATTctgtgtcttcttcttcttttgtttcttcttcatattcaaatcttcttcttctcctcctatccagtttttcttcttcttcctcttccttttcttttgttgcCTCACGAGAGCAGCAGTAGGAATTCTATTGCTGCTGCTTATATTTGCCCCCTGACTAGCAGCAgagttgctgctgctgctctgCTGCATAATCATATAATCATATCATTCTTCTACTGCTGTCACCTAGCAGAATAGCAGCAGTTCTGTTCCTCCTGATTTGGTTGCTGCTGCAGTTACAGATTTCTCTCctctttatacatatatgtgtgtgtgtgtacagaGTGTCTACAAAAGAATGGGACCTTTAAAACAGTATAAAATAGCTTTACAGGCAGATGAAGCAAATACAACTGCAAGCCATATTTACACATTGCAAGAGAAGCAATTTTATAATCTCAGTTGACAACTGAGTCCACCCATGTCATTtgctaattaaaatttaaatttcatttgtcaaaaaaaaaaggaaaaatatatcaagccttaatcccaccattcatttttatctatgaccATATCTTCTTCTATTAAGTCTCTAAACACACATCATACCTAAGAATTTTCAACCAAATCTTTCCTGGTCTTCctttacctcttttgctaaagacttattccattccatccactttcCTCACAGAACCCTATATTGGTCTTCCTGAtagaaaatatgatatttatttttgatttgttcTCATTTTGATTTAGCATTTTGTCTAAGTAAGAGTTGATTAGTATCAATTGAGATTAGTTCTCCTACTTCCAGGCAGTATTCTCTCCTCCTATTCTTCTTCATCGTCATCATctgcttcttccttctcttttctccAACTTCCTGCAATTTTTCCCTGGCTATcacttcttctcacatgaccaaacatcttaattatatttcactCATCTTGTCTTCAGCACAAGCTAACTCCGATCTTACTACTATTAACTTCAtttctaaatctatattttcttatatggctGCATATCCATTGTAAATCCTCATCTCCTTTATGCTTATATTCTGCACATGATGGCATTTTACTATCCAGCATTCTAAGCCATACAAACTGGAACAGGAAcacctaaaaaataaaactggACCAGAAACAACCTCTGTTTATGCAGATCTATGTTCAAAACTGGAAAGTACATTAATGCAAGACACGCTGACAGTTTTTGCCTTGAAATCAAATTTAACTTCCCAAGATATCCCTTCTTAACTTGGTTTTTCCTGGCTTGCTTAGGACTACTTCAGCTAAATCTACTTCAATCTAAAATCATTAGAAGACGCATGCATGCAACTAAACAAATGAAGTAAGGAACAAgatctattattaattaaaatttattatttcaatgcTGATATTCAGCTTGTATGGTTTCTTATGAAGCATCTACTGACAGTACCAGATTTAAGTTTCTAACAGAATGTCAAGCTTTAAATATTGGGGATCACATACAAAtcatttaacaataatttagcTTAATTATCTCAGTTCCAGGCAAGAGAACAGAATACTTTCAGAAGCATATGAACCATAAAGAAGCAATGGTGGAAAGTAAAACATCTACTGACACATCCCACAAGCCAAATGAAACATTCTATAGCTTCAAAATAAAGATTAAGTTTATAGAAACAACCAACAGTGAATTACAAGGATGTTGACTTACTTGATTCTGGGGCTCTTGCAACAAGTGATTCCCTTAATAGTTCAACGGCAACATTCTGCATGGTGATACAAGTGATAATATCTATCCATAGAGAACTTCTCATAGCTTAAAAGCAAAGAACATAAGCTGTTTTTACAACAGTATCACCAAGCCTTAATCTGATTAGGAGAGGTTAGCTACATGGATTTTATATAAGAATATACAACACAAGTTTTAAACtagattttttatatgagaagcTGCAAAGGCTATATGTTTTCAGTGGAAGATTATTTCATGAATACAGAAAGAATAAAGACAAAAGGAAACAGACAACAAGAAATAACTgggaaaaaaattcacaaataccAGGATCATTCTGGTTAGATGACAGTATTACATTACTATAGCATACTGTGTAATGCAACATCACAAAGTGCTTGTAGCATCTAAACAAACAAGCTGAGTACTGCACACTGCTTTAGGGCAAGAGTTTACCTGACCAAATTGAAGCAAGCTGTGACTGTACAGATTGTACGAAGCATTCCCAAATTTAACAACGTGAGAGAATTCTGGGGGAATTGGCTCACTTGGAACAAATGTTACCTAAAATAGCAGTATGTGTGAGTTATCAACAACAAAATCACACAAACCAAGCTTTCTAATGTTAATGCATGAACAATCACACCTCATTCAAAAGCCAACAAGTAGATAAAAGTCCAAGTGAGAATAAGGAAACATGGACCAAACCTGAGCAGAAGCTCCACCAAGTTCAACGATTCCTGTTGTCTTCAGAGGATCACCTCCAAGAGTGCCCAGTGCATAATTTGCCACAACCCAAGCATATACCCCTTCTTCAGAACCTAGAAATATCAaagttcaaaatcaaaaatcaaaaatcaaattggacTCCAGATAATTTACAAAACTAAGCATTGCTACAAAATCTTCAAGCAATTTCAAACTgcatgtaatttatttattttgataacttTCAAACTTCATTCTCATACTATTATATATTAAGAAGTTCAACATACTATTGGAAAGCAATAATATATCCAAGAAGACACATTTGCACTACTCAGAAGACAAGAAAAAAGGACCTTGGAATCAGCAAACCATTAACATGGAAGAAGTGGGACATTTCTTATAGATAATTCCAAACATATTAAGGCAGTGAGTTAACTGATTTTAGGAGACTAATGTAGGCTAATACTAGCAAGCACAGGAAATCCATTAGTTTTAGACTAATGAAATATATTATAAGAAACCCAATCCAAAATAGTTTCTTCATCAAAAATCAGAAAtggaaatgcatttttttttttagaaagatcaaaagaaaaaaaatatgaaacaaaAGATCATATATCAGTACCAATTTCACCCTATGTCATTTAACTAGCATAGAACCCAAAGTAGGAGGTTGGACAGGTTTCTTCAATGCCTATGTCATCCTACGAAAAATCAGAAAACAACTTGGACAGAGACTTTGCAGAATGAATTAGCATTAGGACCAAAAGGCAATCTGAAATGGCTTTAAAATTTGCCACAatttgttctatacataaaatcaaCTTCAAACTTTTTTCCAAGATGGCATCCTTATTCTGTGCAGACATAACTTTTAGCTCATCAACAATCTGCATAGGACCACTCAATTATTTAATAGTTGGATGAACTTCATGTCCTCCATGTGAGTAATGATATTCAAAACTATTAGCTCGCATTGATACAGTACATATCCCTCAGCAAACAAGCAAGCTGACAAGATTTCAAGGTTCTTGTAGAAAGAAGACTCATTTCCAGTAAATTAATGCCAGTCATACTGTTGAATGGGAGTAGACCAATTATATTCTTAGGGATCAATATATTGGTATTGATGTGACTTGTAAGTATCATGGCAGATGGACTTAATGGAGGACtactttaatttttacaattatcaCATATCAATGggattaaaaagaaaactgaATTAGGAACATACAAGACCAACTACAGTTTATGGTACATATCAACCTGTGATTAAGAAACAACAGCATCTTGGATGAGAATATAAATTGAACTAGGAAATAACATGAATGCTGGATTGACAATGATA
The sequence above is a segment of the Diospyros lotus cultivar Yz01 chromosome 7, ASM1463336v1, whole genome shotgun sequence genome. Coding sequences within it:
- the LOC127806711 gene encoding probable apyrase 6; translated protein: MRRSNRRKGDRKSKADSDAQMDSVKLHLRSSSAHRSNLFSRNPKHSSACSSKCNVLILASIAVSLALFCYIFVVSMGFTGSPRRKYGIVIDGGSTGTRIHVFEYEVRGGAPKFDFREKGLASLRVNPGLSAYAEDPDGAGGSLKELVEFAKKRVPKDSWGDTEVRLMGTAGLRLLDLVVQDRILESCRRVLRLSGFKFRDDWASVITGSEEGVYAWVVANYALGTLGGDPLKTTGIVELGGASAQVTFVPSEPIPPEFSHVVKFGNASYNLYSHSLLQFGQNVAVELLRESLVARAPESSTIKSLKMEKSLDPCTPSGYSHDSKLWTSSTGSISMAEKSGYLSTLQPSGNFSQCRSAVLTLLQKGKEKCSYQHCHIGSTFVPKLEGNFLATENFFYTAKFFGLAPKAFISSLLRAGEQFCEADWPELRTKYHSFEEEDLSRYCFSSAYIVALLHDSLGIALDDERIRYANQVGHIPLDWALGAFILQSTADSIAEHPNWIATAVNSDSSTVIVVFVIVIALMFSVWYLSKWRKPQLKTIYDLEKGKYIVTRVSRYS